A section of the Pseudovibrio sp. M1P-2-3 genome encodes:
- a CDS encoding trehalase family glycosidase, protein MAQIIRTVLILFILVTPSRATDLPETSSKQISARPAVLEACNAELDSQERGSRDRLLQLSVDCIIPYINGLWLDPGTLYRSRQNIEEQATDKLIREKKDYRFPIYYPRQVSSIVRKDLHGVIGEHSRIALKELPDPLPKPSLSSESIYNRPGLLYLPNPYVVPGEIFNEMYGWDSYFIIRGMLASIDYIMANPTSKIWLQSEKRFVALSPEEDSEWYFKRYAKRLFDTAKGMVDNHIFQIRYYGGYILNANRTYYLTRSQPPLFTQEALEVYAYAKKYGFEYSETLAPFFGLSEINFIQPASYEEWIEYEVLPAAKAYYAYWTDPDLVQLKSKGNPRVKNIKFEGKQYWISLYGTDGMGPAPEVANSSQPQNQKYYSVVASYFKQNESQNGYRQFFNDENTCDGVFMQSGCGDPVYHLTQEYYASDRAARASGFDLSARFGKVGQWTMHYAPLSLNALLYQMSKDLNKLADITNLLPIIPKADIDERVKFLVKFFKRSKGGGFGDRLIHRPGGAPNLPEFSYSYGTQYYLLWANLLLEQSQVEELLKNLKQTDQQQRLSLLPSTWNKQFGIPMSLQWSGDQWDAPFAWAPIQLFAVEGLRRVNRSRIAAGVMTSWLTAISTAFMQEGVIKEKYNASAPLKETVVQRGYAHAQRGFGWTNASYLLFYQALSN, encoded by the coding sequence ATGGCCCAAATCATACGCACTGTACTTATACTGTTCATTTTGGTTACCCCATCAAGGGCGACAGATTTGCCAGAGACATCTAGCAAGCAGATATCGGCAAGGCCAGCCGTTTTAGAGGCTTGTAATGCAGAGCTTGATTCCCAAGAGCGGGGCAGTCGGGATAGATTGCTGCAGCTTTCGGTTGATTGCATTATACCTTACATCAATGGGCTTTGGCTTGACCCTGGGACTTTGTACCGATCTCGCCAAAACATTGAAGAACAAGCGACTGACAAGCTGATACGAGAGAAAAAGGATTATAGGTTTCCAATTTACTATCCAAGGCAGGTGTCAAGCATTGTTCGAAAAGACCTTCACGGCGTCATTGGAGAACACAGCCGGATAGCATTGAAAGAACTGCCAGATCCACTCCCAAAGCCGAGCCTTTCATCTGAGAGTATATATAATAGGCCTGGGCTCTTATACCTGCCCAACCCTTATGTGGTGCCGGGTGAAATTTTTAATGAAATGTATGGATGGGATTCTTACTTCATCATTCGCGGTATGTTGGCTTCCATTGATTACATTATGGCTAATCCTACCAGTAAGATATGGCTGCAAAGTGAGAAGAGGTTTGTTGCGCTTAGTCCTGAGGAAGACAGTGAGTGGTATTTCAAGAGATATGCCAAACGGCTTTTTGATACAGCCAAAGGCATGGTGGACAATCATATCTTCCAGATAAGGTATTATGGTGGGTATATCTTAAATGCGAACCGAACCTATTATCTGACGCGATCACAACCACCTCTTTTTACGCAAGAGGCTTTGGAAGTTTATGCTTATGCCAAGAAGTATGGGTTTGAATATAGCGAAACTCTTGCCCCATTCTTTGGCCTGTCGGAGATTAACTTCATTCAGCCTGCAAGTTATGAAGAATGGATTGAATACGAAGTCTTGCCCGCTGCGAAGGCATATTATGCCTATTGGACTGACCCTGACTTGGTTCAGCTAAAATCTAAGGGGAACCCAAGAGTAAAGAACATCAAGTTTGAAGGAAAACAGTATTGGATCAGCTTATACGGAACTGATGGAATGGGCCCCGCTCCTGAGGTTGCAAACAGTAGCCAACCGCAAAATCAGAAATACTACTCCGTGGTTGCTTCGTACTTCAAACAGAATGAGAGCCAAAATGGATACCGACAATTTTTCAATGACGAAAACACATGTGACGGTGTGTTTATGCAATCAGGTTGCGGGGATCCTGTATATCACCTGACGCAAGAGTATTATGCATCTGACAGGGCGGCCCGCGCCTCTGGTTTTGATCTTTCAGCCCGTTTTGGCAAAGTAGGGCAGTGGACTATGCACTATGCGCCGCTATCCTTAAATGCTCTTCTTTACCAGATGTCTAAAGACCTCAATAAGCTTGCGGATATCACTAACCTCCTGCCAATTATTCCTAAGGCAGATATTGATGAGCGGGTGAAATTTCTGGTTAAATTTTTTAAACGGAGTAAGGGGGGAGGTTTTGGGGATCGACTGATTCACAGGCCCGGTGGTGCTCCAAACTTACCTGAGTTCAGTTATTCCTATGGAACACAATATTATTTACTTTGGGCAAATTTGCTGCTGGAGCAATCTCAAGTTGAGGAACTGTTAAAAAACCTTAAGCAAACGGATCAGCAGCAAAGACTATCTCTCTTACCTAGTACGTGGAATAAGCAGTTCGGGATTCCAATGAGTTTACAATGGAGCGGGGATCAGTGGGATGCCCCCTTCGCGTGGGCTCCTATCCAGCTTTTTGCTGTGGAAGGTCTGCGCCGTGTTAATCGTTCCCGCATAGCGGCAGGAGTGATGACAAGTTGGCTCACTGCTATCAGCACCGCATTTATGCAAGAAGGTGTTATTAAGGAAAAATATAATGCAAGTGCCCCGTTGAAGGAGACAGTGGTACAGCGCGGTTATGCGCATGCACAGCGAGGATTTGGCTGGACCAACGCCAGTTACCTACTTTTCTACCAAGCTCTTTCGAACTGA
- a CDS encoding methyl-accepting chemotaxis protein has translation MQLLRFIGNQKLSVKIGGGFFIIMLLALTVGGLGIFSIYKLSKQTELTSSTLHLMQKLQDATAARETYLRHLDSQTADVAAQELTGLAAQLETYQQNAAQLALSGQDFSHARKNIKDLSTSFDELRTLNSNQSAKLSELMETIGSIKKIDAAVRNEISKLNQSALTSYTEAQEQVALAEKAGKLAVNIHNNLLQMRFDFLDATSGGNEEQLLKKTILLAAKTQKYFDELTALEIQGFDSESVKQLSEVNQQLTAQLKTYRDTTDFSEKFIVKDEVAKKMKRVSNGSKMTIAFSQATISASRNIQKISGQLLQDVEQISQRTQALFIASTESTVKTLDFLRPGSQLLEEDVSKQIKLFVEATAEFQSKETQSAEINKLAKSISSVSKALQDKFAVLSENQIDLYSKRADLVFLSQNLQESISSIAEAEASSAFSRSQRAIEVIAIVDIICLVLGIIIIVILSRIISLPIRRLTSIMAQLVGGKLDVRIRGLSRQDEVGEISRMVQVFKENAQERVNLQSEQDKARAREKEKQQAIAQLIEAFKEKSHDLLGAVGNSMSEMGRTAQDMSELAKATSETTASASSSSNEAALNVQMVSSAAEELAASIDEIARQVTATTDVVGKATTDAHNSNDRILHLAEATGKIGEVVGLIQAIAEQTNLLALNATIEAARAGEAGKGFAVVASEVKELATQTSKATEEIRTQISAIQGSTDEAVTSIEKISATMDEVSQYTTAIVTAVEQQGAATSEISRNALEASEGTAMVNNNITEVSKSVTDTNRAANGVLMATNEVTEKTLSLSREVDEFLSSVAKVS, from the coding sequence GTGCAATTGCTGCGATTTATTGGCAATCAAAAGCTATCCGTTAAAATTGGCGGAGGTTTTTTTATAATTATGCTGCTGGCATTAACGGTTGGCGGACTAGGAATTTTTTCTATCTATAAACTTTCCAAACAAACAGAGTTGACGAGCTCTACTTTACATTTGATGCAGAAGCTGCAGGACGCCACAGCTGCCCGAGAAACATATTTGCGCCATCTCGATAGCCAGACAGCTGACGTGGCAGCTCAGGAACTGACAGGGCTCGCTGCCCAGTTAGAAACCTATCAACAAAATGCGGCCCAACTGGCCCTGTCCGGTCAGGATTTTAGCCATGCTCGCAAGAATATCAAAGACCTATCCACATCCTTTGACGAACTACGAACACTCAATTCAAACCAATCTGCAAAGCTCTCCGAGCTGATGGAGACAATTGGCTCCATCAAAAAGATTGATGCAGCTGTCAGGAATGAAATTTCCAAACTCAACCAGTCTGCTTTGACAAGCTACACTGAGGCACAGGAACAAGTTGCCCTCGCTGAAAAAGCTGGAAAGCTTGCCGTCAACATCCATAATAACCTTCTGCAAATGCGGTTTGATTTTCTTGACGCCACTTCCGGTGGCAACGAGGAACAACTCCTTAAAAAGACAATTCTGCTGGCTGCAAAAACACAAAAATACTTTGACGAGCTAACTGCGCTTGAAATTCAGGGCTTTGACAGCGAATCTGTTAAGCAACTGAGTGAGGTGAACCAACAGCTCACCGCGCAGCTGAAAACATATAGAGACACAACTGACTTTTCTGAAAAGTTCATTGTCAAAGATGAAGTTGCCAAGAAGATGAAGAGAGTTTCAAATGGCTCCAAAATGACGATTGCCTTTTCTCAGGCAACCATTTCTGCTTCAAGAAATATCCAGAAGATATCAGGGCAGCTCCTGCAGGATGTTGAGCAGATTAGCCAGCGTACGCAGGCTTTGTTTATTGCCTCAACTGAATCCACGGTCAAAACACTGGATTTCCTGCGGCCGGGCAGCCAGCTACTGGAAGAGGATGTCTCCAAACAGATCAAACTATTTGTTGAGGCAACCGCTGAATTCCAGAGCAAGGAAACCCAGTCAGCGGAAATAAACAAGCTGGCGAAAAGCATTTCTTCCGTGAGTAAAGCTTTACAGGATAAGTTTGCAGTACTTTCAGAAAATCAAATCGACCTTTATAGCAAGCGGGCAGATCTTGTTTTTCTTTCCCAAAATCTGCAGGAAAGCATATCAAGCATTGCAGAGGCTGAAGCAAGTTCAGCCTTCTCCAGAAGTCAACGTGCAATCGAAGTTATCGCAATAGTTGATATTATTTGCCTGGTCCTTGGCATCATCATCATTGTCATTCTTAGCCGTATTATTTCCCTGCCTATCAGGCGGTTAACTTCCATTATGGCGCAGCTTGTTGGAGGCAAACTGGATGTGCGCATTCGTGGTTTGAGCCGTCAGGATGAAGTTGGAGAAATAAGCCGAATGGTTCAGGTCTTCAAAGAAAACGCTCAAGAACGCGTAAATTTGCAGTCTGAGCAAGATAAGGCGCGCGCGAGAGAAAAAGAGAAACAACAGGCCATTGCACAGCTCATTGAAGCCTTTAAAGAAAAGAGTCACGATTTATTAGGTGCTGTTGGAAACAGTATGAGTGAAATGGGCCGAACTGCCCAAGATATGTCAGAGCTTGCAAAAGCCACTTCGGAAACAACTGCCAGTGCATCCAGTTCCTCAAATGAGGCTGCCTTGAATGTTCAAATGGTCTCTTCGGCAGCTGAAGAACTTGCCGCCTCTATTGATGAGATTGCCCGTCAGGTAACAGCAACGACAGATGTTGTTGGGAAAGCAACAACTGATGCGCATAACTCCAATGACCGTATTCTTCATCTGGCCGAGGCTACCGGAAAGATTGGAGAGGTTGTAGGACTCATTCAAGCAATTGCCGAACAAACTAACCTTCTGGCTCTGAATGCAACGATTGAAGCCGCTCGTGCTGGAGAAGCAGGCAAAGGGTTTGCCGTCGTTGCTTCTGAAGTCAAGGAACTGGCCACCCAGACGTCCAAGGCAACAGAGGAAATACGAACGCAAATTTCAGCTATTCAAGGGTCCACGGATGAAGCCGTTACTTCCATCGAGAAGATATCGGCAACTATGGATGAAGTCTCCCAGTATACGACCGCCATTGTGACTGCCGTAGAACAACAGGGAGCTGCGACCAGCGAGATTAGCCGCAACGCTCTTGAGGCTTCAGAGGGAACTGCAATGGTGAACAATAATATCACTGAGGTATCGAAGTCTGTAACTGATACCAACCGGGCCGCCAACGGTGTGCTCATGGCGACAAATGAGGTAACCGAAAAAACTCTGTCTCTAAGCAGAGAGGTTGATGAGTTTCTAAGTTCCGTCGCTAAAGTTAGTTAA
- a CDS encoding extracellular solute-binding protein: MTISRRNLLKVTAAAVATPAVLRAHDALATSGSVKISAWTDYIQPNIIEKFEGETGIKVELSTYGSNDESESTVRAAGGKGFDVVFPSITNAPNYLDESGDNYFAPIPAEVNADAIIPSFLRDSAVLGGLHRGKQILLPFNWGTEGITVNRSAFDIADESISYGDLWAPEAKGKAAFRQKSVIMGTGLYLDAIGEVKSNRMLDVYKTEEDARRVWGGITKWIMERKDNFGAFWNNATEATAAFKEAGCIIGQTWDTTGLLLNREDSSYAFRAPKEGIITWLDSFGILRGAENRDQAIAFMNFMLKPEVGGMFANNTGYNSAVAGAADYATEEFKRQFNEVYTPDVLSNMWWWQADTPFFAPVRNEFVEIITNA; this comes from the coding sequence ATGACAATATCAAGACGTAACCTTTTAAAAGTAACGGCTGCAGCAGTTGCAACACCGGCGGTTTTGAGAGCCCACGACGCTCTCGCGACTTCTGGTTCCGTAAAGATTTCCGCTTGGACCGATTACATTCAGCCCAATATAATCGAGAAGTTTGAGGGCGAGACTGGAATTAAAGTTGAGCTCTCAACTTATGGCTCCAATGACGAATCTGAATCAACTGTGCGTGCTGCTGGCGGAAAAGGGTTTGATGTTGTCTTCCCTTCCATCACCAATGCGCCAAATTATCTGGATGAAAGTGGAGATAACTATTTTGCTCCCATTCCGGCAGAGGTGAATGCAGACGCTATCATTCCTTCTTTTTTAAGAGATAGTGCTGTTCTGGGTGGTCTGCACCGCGGTAAGCAGATTTTGCTGCCTTTCAACTGGGGCACAGAGGGCATCACCGTAAACCGTAGTGCTTTTGATATCGCTGATGAGAGCATTTCCTATGGGGATTTATGGGCCCCAGAAGCAAAAGGGAAAGCAGCCTTCCGACAGAAATCCGTTATTATGGGAACGGGTCTTTATCTGGATGCGATTGGTGAAGTGAAGTCCAACCGTATGTTGGATGTTTATAAGACCGAAGAGGATGCGCGCCGTGTCTGGGGTGGCATCACCAAGTGGATCATGGAGCGCAAGGACAACTTCGGGGCATTCTGGAACAACGCCACTGAAGCAACCGCCGCCTTCAAAGAAGCTGGCTGCATTATCGGTCAGACATGGGACACAACCGGCCTGTTATTGAACAGGGAAGATTCAAGTTATGCCTTCCGTGCGCCTAAGGAAGGTATCATCACTTGGCTTGATAGTTTTGGTATTTTGCGTGGTGCCGAGAATCGGGATCAGGCGATTGCATTCATGAACTTCATGCTGAAGCCGGAAGTGGGTGGCATGTTTGCCAACAATACCGGATACAATTCAGCCGTTGCTGGGGCTGCGGACTATGCCACTGAAGAGTTCAAGCGTCAGTTTAATGAGGTTTATACGCCGGATGTTCTGAGTAATATGTGGTGGTGGCAGGCAGATACGCCATTCTTCGCACCAGTTCGTAACGAATTCGTTGAAATCATAACGAACGCCTAA
- a CDS encoding ABC transporter ATP-binding protein, giving the protein MRGMEVTLNDVSITYPNGFTAVHPTSLTINPGEFFSILGPSGCGKTTLLRSISGFVEPTEGQILIGGTDYKGIGPNGRPTALIFQNLALFPLMSVWENVAFGLEARGISKRKRREKAEELLELVALHDQADKKPTELSGGQRQRVAIARALAVEPAVLLLDEPLSALDLKLRQHMRTELRAIQKQTGVTFIYITHDQGEALTMSDRIAVMNEGRVQQVGSGDEVYSHPETPFVASFVGEVNHFHGRVSKAGTGSAFIQTTLGSMAGKNPSNMRDGEEAILFVRPENMRLANGISDENAFEVRFLRRDLEGPFVNLYMQLAGGEQGAPICMQLPNNGALPDLQQDERAFVAFDPEAARVLSVGPMAKTGREELIAE; this is encoded by the coding sequence ATGCGCGGAATGGAAGTGACGTTGAATGACGTCAGTATAACGTACCCTAACGGCTTTACAGCTGTTCACCCCACTAGCCTGACGATCAACCCCGGAGAGTTTTTCTCGATCCTTGGCCCATCCGGTTGCGGAAAAACAACACTGCTTCGCTCCATATCGGGTTTTGTTGAACCCACAGAAGGTCAAATTCTGATTGGCGGGACAGACTATAAAGGGATCGGCCCCAATGGGCGTCCAACTGCGCTGATTTTTCAAAACCTCGCCTTGTTCCCTCTTATGTCGGTTTGGGAAAATGTAGCCTTTGGGCTTGAAGCTCGCGGGATCTCCAAAAGGAAACGGCGTGAAAAGGCCGAGGAGCTTCTGGAACTGGTTGCCCTTCACGATCAGGCCGATAAAAAACCGACCGAGCTTTCCGGTGGGCAACGCCAGCGTGTTGCTATTGCACGGGCGTTGGCTGTCGAGCCTGCGGTCTTACTGCTGGATGAGCCTTTGTCGGCGCTCGATCTAAAGCTGCGCCAACATATGCGCACCGAACTTAGGGCCATTCAAAAGCAAACCGGGGTTACCTTTATTTATATTACCCATGATCAAGGCGAAGCGCTGACAATGTCAGACCGCATTGCGGTGATGAATGAGGGGCGAGTTCAACAGGTGGGCAGTGGTGATGAAGTTTATTCGCACCCTGAAACACCCTTTGTTGCCAGCTTTGTGGGTGAGGTTAATCACTTCCACGGCAGGGTTTCCAAAGCAGGTACGGGATCGGCCTTTATTCAGACCACACTTGGGAGTATGGCCGGCAAAAATCCATCGAATATGAGAGATGGAGAGGAGGCGATCCTATTTGTCCGTCCGGAAAATATGAGACTTGCAAATGGGATAAGTGATGAGAATGCCTTTGAAGTACGCTTTCTTCGACGGGATTTGGAAGGGCCGTTTGTAAACCTTTACATGCAGCTGGCAGGGGGGGAGCAAGGAGCCCCCATTTGTATGCAGCTGCCTAATAACGGAGCCTTACCGGACCTTCAACAGGATGAGAGGGCATTTGTGGCGTTTGATCCTGAAGCCGCCCGGGTTTTGTCCGTTGGTCCTATGGCGAAAACGGGCCGAGAGGAGCTTATCGCGGAATGA
- a CDS encoding ABC transporter permease yields the protein MKALFKNYGKLLTGVFFGSVVFWAALLIILPQATMLKKAITEPKRQLDSSIAEALARDSDTCANVLLTYARAENRTGKVGAGIPSFSGTPSLAVPSMSSPSASGMAIPSMGGGGSHLPQVPYIIQCDRADTHRQMVRSSGERIWLDELYNVPTMKVPENGSAQDRIKVAHAINEIASTLHKELLERERTQLNVSWGNFSSLMRPTLIPLSSEQKLEEDGKLSKMLYGAVGLRMEKDGQVYERLGLIVVVRTLTFAILATALALVVCYPVAYNLALASSADKALWLFLGLIIPYAIVELMRIYAWTSIIDSYGLLNTMLDWVGITDLARGEVVHFKRSALTVFLVIVYTYVLFMVFPIYNVMSTLDKNQVEAAKDLGASSVRVHWRVIIPHSKPGIAVGCIATFMLAAGAFSVPRIISRGLQSEWFSQTIYNKFFEAENSNIGAAYSVTYTVLCFALVALFMWLMRTRLKDFARAQ from the coding sequence ATGAAGGCGCTTTTCAAAAACTATGGCAAGTTGCTGACTGGCGTATTTTTCGGGTCTGTTGTGTTCTGGGCAGCGCTTTTGATTATTTTGCCTCAGGCGACAATGCTCAAGAAGGCGATAACAGAACCTAAACGGCAGCTGGACAGTTCGATTGCCGAAGCTCTTGCCAGAGATTCTGATACCTGTGCTAATGTTCTTCTGACATACGCACGGGCTGAAAATAGAACGGGTAAAGTGGGCGCAGGTATTCCTTCGTTTTCCGGTACTCCGTCCCTCGCAGTTCCCAGCATGAGCTCTCCATCTGCCTCTGGAATGGCTATTCCTTCAATGGGGGGAGGGGGAAGTCACCTTCCTCAAGTACCCTACATTATCCAATGTGACAGGGCCGATACGCACCGTCAGATGGTACGCTCATCGGGAGAGCGCATTTGGCTGGATGAGCTTTACAATGTACCTACGATGAAAGTTCCTGAAAATGGCAGTGCTCAGGACCGGATCAAAGTGGCACACGCCATTAATGAAATCGCCTCTACCTTACATAAAGAGCTGCTTGAAAGGGAACGCACGCAGCTAAATGTGAGCTGGGGGAATTTCAGCTCTCTTATGCGGCCAACACTCATTCCTCTTTCCAGTGAACAAAAGTTGGAAGAGGATGGCAAGCTCTCAAAGATGCTCTATGGCGCTGTTGGGCTACGCATGGAAAAAGATGGGCAAGTATATGAGAGACTGGGCCTGATTGTTGTAGTGCGCACACTTACCTTCGCAATTTTAGCGACAGCTCTTGCTTTGGTAGTTTGTTATCCAGTCGCCTACAACCTTGCACTGGCCAGCTCGGCAGATAAGGCGCTCTGGCTGTTTCTGGGGTTAATTATACCATACGCTATTGTCGAGTTGATGCGCATTTACGCGTGGACCTCCATCATCGACAGCTATGGATTGCTTAATACCATGCTGGATTGGGTGGGGATTACGGATCTGGCACGCGGGGAAGTCGTGCACTTCAAACGCTCCGCTTTAACGGTTTTTCTCGTTATCGTGTACACCTATGTTCTGTTCATGGTGTTCCCCATCTATAATGTTATGTCTACGCTGGACAAAAATCAGGTGGAGGCGGCCAAGGATTTGGGCGCATCATCCGTTCGCGTTCATTGGCGTGTGATTATTCCCCACTCGAAACCGGGCATAGCTGTGGGCTGTATTGCCACCTTTATGTTGGCAGCTGGGGCGTTCTCTGTGCCGCGAATAATTTCACGCGGGCTGCAGTCGGAATGGTTCAGCCAAACCATCTATAATAAATTTTTTGAAGCAGAGAACTCCAATATCGGGGCCGCCTATTCGGTTACCTATACGGTATTGTGTTTTGCTCTTGTTGCTTTGTTTATGTGGCTAATGCGTACGCGCTTAAAAGACTTTGCGAGGGCTCAATGA
- a CDS encoding ABC transporter permease: MTSSRVLSAYTWAFIAFMFAPLLLMVVASFNNTSPPSVTDWQGFTTKWYEFFWMSPEAMRADNVLRALDRDRFISCFQNSLWISAFVVPASLLLGLSGAVLLTRWQSRVNGILWWVLLSPMLAPGIVLGLSALVFWGRVGVDAGTFTIVMAQITFVAGYPLLIIMARLQRQPVELEEAALDLGASPFRVFFRITLPYLVPALASAAVIAFMASMENYNTTMFAKGGACTFATEVGAMARNPNGHPPVINAVGTIIIFLTVSFAFLYTFLVKKEAKKGE; encoded by the coding sequence ATGACTTCATCCCGAGTTCTCTCCGCCTATACTTGGGCCTTTATTGCCTTCATGTTTGCACCGCTCCTGTTGATGGTGGTTGCCAGCTTCAACAATACATCCCCGCCTTCAGTTACCGATTGGCAAGGATTTACGACCAAGTGGTACGAGTTTTTCTGGATGTCACCAGAAGCGATGCGTGCCGACAATGTCCTGCGGGCTCTGGATCGGGATCGCTTTATCAGCTGCTTCCAGAACTCCCTTTGGATATCGGCCTTCGTCGTGCCCGCGTCTCTCCTGCTTGGTTTATCGGGCGCTGTTTTGCTCACCCGTTGGCAAAGTAGGGTAAACGGAATTTTGTGGTGGGTTCTTCTCTCTCCTATGCTTGCACCAGGAATTGTTCTCGGGTTGTCGGCTCTTGTTTTTTGGGGGCGGGTTGGTGTTGATGCCGGTACATTCACTATTGTGATGGCACAAATCACGTTTGTTGCCGGATACCCGCTCCTCATCATCATGGCGCGCCTGCAAAGGCAACCTGTAGAGCTGGAAGAGGCAGCTCTTGATCTTGGTGCTTCACCGTTTCGGGTTTTCTTCAGGATAACGCTACCCTATCTGGTGCCGGCTTTGGCATCTGCAGCAGTGATTGCATTCATGGCTTCCATGGAAAATTACAATACAACCATGTTTGCCAAAGGCGGGGCCTGTACGTTTGCAACCGAGGTTGGCGCTATGGCGCGTAACCCCAATGGTCATCCGCCCGTGATTAATGCGGTAGGTACGATTATCATCTTTTTGACCGTCAGCTTTGCCTTCCTCTACACGTTCCTAGTGAAGAAGGAAGCGAAGAAGGGTGAATAA
- a CDS encoding tetratricopeptide repeat protein, protein MIDLSQLPFLISAGRWQEAETLLKKASRRKECPAELHYNLGKVYEQLGKTEKIGPCFLQAVQKLPDYSIAWFELGRWQVAQNQLDRALASFQKVVALSPADQDAWRNVGRLGLRLGLWAVAKDAWEKLSGEEADQALYRIAAETGDETAPALLSTLLEAPSARPRILKEMVRTAKGRIPLRL, encoded by the coding sequence ATGATTGATCTTTCCCAGTTACCCTTTTTAATTTCTGCCGGACGATGGCAAGAAGCCGAAACGCTTTTGAAAAAAGCCTCCCGAAGAAAAGAGTGTCCTGCAGAATTGCACTACAACCTTGGAAAGGTTTACGAGCAACTTGGAAAGACAGAGAAAATTGGCCCATGCTTTTTGCAGGCCGTCCAAAAACTGCCGGATTATTCAATTGCATGGTTTGAACTGGGCCGCTGGCAAGTTGCCCAAAATCAATTGGACAGGGCACTCGCTTCTTTTCAAAAAGTGGTAGCCTTAAGCCCTGCAGATCAGGATGCCTGGAGAAATGTGGGCCGTCTTGGCTTGAGGTTGGGCCTGTGGGCTGTCGCCAAAGACGCTTGGGAGAAGCTTTCGGGAGAGGAAGCAGATCAGGCCCTTTACAGGATTGCAGCAGAAACAGGGGATGAAACCGCCCCTGCACTTCTATCCACATTGCTGGAAGCACCATCAGCACGGCCTCGGATTTTGAAGGAAATGGTCCGAACGGCCAAGGGCAGAATACCGCTAAGGCTTTAA
- a CDS encoding CehA/McbA family metallohydrolase — protein sequence MKTEGTFEKEGRFYRGNLHTHSNRSDGTLTPEEVCRRYHAEGYDFIAVTDHFVGCYDYPIVDTRPFRREGFTTILGAELHSGAMENGSLWHILAVGLPEDFAPPNSPDFYPVPDQENGSDIAQRARDAGAFVVLAHPEWSGLTMNDARSLKAAHAVEAYNHDCFTGADRGFGFHTLEHLLDEGKKLTLCATDDAHFKGPDHFGGWVMVKASENSPEALLAALKAGHYYSSQGPELHSIRWNRDLVEVECSAVSSVLVQGRGIKATAIHGEAITKTSLPLEYFKSSDWLRITIVDRAGKRAWSNPIWRT from the coding sequence ATGAAAACGGAAGGAACTTTTGAGAAAGAGGGACGGTTTTACCGTGGAAACCTGCATACGCACTCAAACAGGTCGGATGGTACACTGACACCAGAAGAAGTTTGCCGGCGCTATCATGCAGAAGGCTATGACTTTATTGCTGTAACGGATCACTTTGTGGGCTGCTATGACTACCCAATTGTTGATACACGCCCTTTTAGACGGGAGGGGTTTACAACTATTTTAGGTGCGGAATTGCACTCTGGGGCAATGGAAAATGGGTCTCTCTGGCACATATTGGCAGTTGGTTTGCCTGAGGATTTTGCTCCCCCTAACTCCCCAGACTTTTACCCCGTACCTGATCAGGAAAACGGGTCGGATATCGCTCAACGAGCGCGGGATGCGGGAGCCTTTGTCGTTTTAGCCCATCCGGAATGGTCTGGCCTGACCATGAATGATGCACGTAGTTTAAAAGCGGCTCATGCAGTGGAGGCCTACAACCACGACTGTTTTACAGGTGCGGATCGCGGGTTTGGGTTTCATACGCTTGAACACCTTTTGGATGAGGGGAAAAAGCTGACGCTGTGTGCAACTGATGATGCCCACTTCAAAGGGCCAGATCATTTTGGTGGCTGGGTTATGGTCAAGGCCTCAGAAAATAGCCCGGAGGCTTTGTTGGCAGCGCTGAAAGCCGGTCACTATTATTCTTCGCAGGGACCAGAGTTGCATAGCATTCGTTGGAACAGGGATCTAGTTGAAGTTGAGTGTAGTGCCGTATCTTCTGTTCTTGTGCAGGGCAGGGGCATTAAAGCTACAGCTATCCACGGAGAAGCCATAACAAAGACCTCGCTTCCATTGGAGTATTTTAAGAGTTCAGATTGGCTGCGTATTACAATTGTTGACAGAGCTGGGAAACGGGCTTGGTCTAATCCGATTTGGAGGACGTAG